A window of Patagioenas fasciata isolate bPatFas1 chromosome 5, bPatFas1.hap1, whole genome shotgun sequence contains these coding sequences:
- the PTGR2 gene encoding prostaglandin reductase 2 isoform X1, whose product MIIQRVVLNSRPGKNGEPVAENFRLEQSTIPDTIQAGQVRVRTLYLSVDPYMRCRMNEDTGSDYLLPWQLAEVADGGGVGVVEESKYDSLAKGDVVTSFSWPWQTVAILDGSLLQKLVPQLVNGRLSYFLGAAGITGLTALLGIKEKGHVAAGANQTMVVSGAAGACGSLAGQIGRLEGCSRVVGIAGTDEKCSILVQEMGFDAAINYKKGNVAEHLRELCPGGVDVYFDNVGGDISDAVISQMNQNSHIILCGQISQYNKDVPYPPPLPPDIEKIRKERNITRERFLVLNYMDKQEASVLQLCQWIQEGKLKVRETVVEGLANIGAAFQSMMSGGNIGKQIVSVSK is encoded by the exons gtAAGAATGGAGAGCCAGTGGCTGAAAACTTCCGACTGGAACAAAGTACAATACCAGATACTATCCAAGCGGGACAAGTGCGTGTTAGAACCCTTTATCTCTCGGTGGACCCCTACATG CGCTGCCGGATGAATGAGGACACGGGCTCAGATTACCTCCTGCCCTGGCAGCTGGCTGAAGTTGCTGATGGTGGGGGCGTTGGGGTTGTGGAGGAGAGCAAGTACGACAGCCTTGCTAAAGGAGATGTTGTCACTTCCTTCAGCTGGCCCTGGCAGACAGTGGCCATTCTAGATGGAAGCTTGCTGCAGAAG CTTGTCCCACAACTTGTAAATGGACGCCTTTCTTACTTCCTGGGTGCAGCTGGCATCACAGGACTGACAGCCTTGTTGGGTATAAAAGAGAAGGGACACGTGGCTGCAGGTGCCAATCAGACCATGGTGGTGAGCGGCGCAGCCGGTGCCTGTGGCTCTTTGGCCGGCCAG ATTGGCCGCCTGGAGGGCTGCTCTAGAGTTGTGGGGATCGCTGGCACAGATGAAAAGTGCTCCATTTTGGTCCAAGAAATGGGATTTGATGCTGCTATCAATTACAAGAAGGGGAATGTGGCAGAGCACCTACGTGAACTCTGCCCAGGCGGTGTGGATGTTTACTTTGACAATGTTGGTGGAGACATCAGTGATGCAGTGATAAGTCAG ATGAATCAGAACAGCCATATCATCCTGTGTGGACAGATTTCTCAGTATAACAAAGATGTGCCTTATCCTCCTCCGCTGCCTCCTGACATAGAAAAAATACGGAAAGAAAGGAATATCACGAG GGAAAGATTCTTAGTGTTGAACTACATGGACAAACAAGAAGCGAGTGTGTTACAGCTCTGCCAGTGGATCCAGGAGGGTAAACTGAAG GTCAGAGAGACTGTGGTAGAAGGCTTAGCAAACATTGGTG CTGCTTTCCAGTCCATGATGAGTGGAGGCAATATTGGAAAACAGATCGTCTCAGTTTCTAAGTAA
- the PTGR2 gene encoding prostaglandin reductase 2 isoform X2 encodes MVRMESQWLKTSDWNKVQYQILSKRDKCVLEPFISRWTPTCLVFQRCRMNEDTGSDYLLPWQLAEVADGGGVGVVEESKYDSLAKGDVVTSFSWPWQTVAILDGSLLQKLVPQLVNGRLSYFLGAAGITGLTALLGIKEKGHVAAGANQTMVVSGAAGACGSLAGQIGRLEGCSRVVGIAGTDEKCSILVQEMGFDAAINYKKGNVAEHLRELCPGGVDVYFDNVGGDISDAVISQMNQNSHIILCGQISQYNKDVPYPPPLPPDIEKIRKERNITRERFLVLNYMDKQEASVLQLCQWIQEGKLKVRETVVEGLANIGAAFQSMMSGGNIGKQIVSVSK; translated from the exons ATG gtAAGAATGGAGAGCCAGTGGCTGAAAACTTCCGACTGGAACAAAGTACAATACCAGATACTATCCAAGCGGGACAAGTGCGTGTTAGAACCCTTTATCTCTCGGTGGACCCCTACATG CCTTGTCTTTCAGCGCTGCCGGATGAATGAGGACACGGGCTCAGATTACCTCCTGCCCTGGCAGCTGGCTGAAGTTGCTGATGGTGGGGGCGTTGGGGTTGTGGAGGAGAGCAAGTACGACAGCCTTGCTAAAGGAGATGTTGTCACTTCCTTCAGCTGGCCCTGGCAGACAGTGGCCATTCTAGATGGAAGCTTGCTGCAGAAG CTTGTCCCACAACTTGTAAATGGACGCCTTTCTTACTTCCTGGGTGCAGCTGGCATCACAGGACTGACAGCCTTGTTGGGTATAAAAGAGAAGGGACACGTGGCTGCAGGTGCCAATCAGACCATGGTGGTGAGCGGCGCAGCCGGTGCCTGTGGCTCTTTGGCCGGCCAG ATTGGCCGCCTGGAGGGCTGCTCTAGAGTTGTGGGGATCGCTGGCACAGATGAAAAGTGCTCCATTTTGGTCCAAGAAATGGGATTTGATGCTGCTATCAATTACAAGAAGGGGAATGTGGCAGAGCACCTACGTGAACTCTGCCCAGGCGGTGTGGATGTTTACTTTGACAATGTTGGTGGAGACATCAGTGATGCAGTGATAAGTCAG ATGAATCAGAACAGCCATATCATCCTGTGTGGACAGATTTCTCAGTATAACAAAGATGTGCCTTATCCTCCTCCGCTGCCTCCTGACATAGAAAAAATACGGAAAGAAAGGAATATCACGAG GGAAAGATTCTTAGTGTTGAACTACATGGACAAACAAGAAGCGAGTGTGTTACAGCTCTGCCAGTGGATCCAGGAGGGTAAACTGAAG GTCAGAGAGACTGTGGTAGAAGGCTTAGCAAACATTGGTG CTGCTTTCCAGTCCATGATGAGTGGAGGCAATATTGGAAAACAGATCGTCTCAGTTTCTAAGTAA
- the PTGR2 gene encoding prostaglandin reductase 2 isoform X4, whose protein sequence is MRCRMNEDTGSDYLLPWQLAEVADGGGVGVVEESKYDSLAKGDVVTSFSWPWQTVAILDGSLLQKLVPQLVNGRLSYFLGAAGITGLTALLGIKEKGHVAAGANQTMVVSGAAGACGSLAGQIGRLEGCSRVVGIAGTDEKCSILVQEMGFDAAINYKKGNVAEHLRELCPGGVDVYFDNVGGDISDAVISQMNQNSHIILCGQISQYNKDVPYPPPLPPDIEKIRKERNITRERFLVLNYMDKQEASVLQLCQWIQEGKLKVRETVVEGLANIGAAFQSMMSGGNIGKQIVSVSK, encoded by the exons ATG CGCTGCCGGATGAATGAGGACACGGGCTCAGATTACCTCCTGCCCTGGCAGCTGGCTGAAGTTGCTGATGGTGGGGGCGTTGGGGTTGTGGAGGAGAGCAAGTACGACAGCCTTGCTAAAGGAGATGTTGTCACTTCCTTCAGCTGGCCCTGGCAGACAGTGGCCATTCTAGATGGAAGCTTGCTGCAGAAG CTTGTCCCACAACTTGTAAATGGACGCCTTTCTTACTTCCTGGGTGCAGCTGGCATCACAGGACTGACAGCCTTGTTGGGTATAAAAGAGAAGGGACACGTGGCTGCAGGTGCCAATCAGACCATGGTGGTGAGCGGCGCAGCCGGTGCCTGTGGCTCTTTGGCCGGCCAG ATTGGCCGCCTGGAGGGCTGCTCTAGAGTTGTGGGGATCGCTGGCACAGATGAAAAGTGCTCCATTTTGGTCCAAGAAATGGGATTTGATGCTGCTATCAATTACAAGAAGGGGAATGTGGCAGAGCACCTACGTGAACTCTGCCCAGGCGGTGTGGATGTTTACTTTGACAATGTTGGTGGAGACATCAGTGATGCAGTGATAAGTCAG ATGAATCAGAACAGCCATATCATCCTGTGTGGACAGATTTCTCAGTATAACAAAGATGTGCCTTATCCTCCTCCGCTGCCTCCTGACATAGAAAAAATACGGAAAGAAAGGAATATCACGAG GGAAAGATTCTTAGTGTTGAACTACATGGACAAACAAGAAGCGAGTGTGTTACAGCTCTGCCAGTGGATCCAGGAGGGTAAACTGAAG GTCAGAGAGACTGTGGTAGAAGGCTTAGCAAACATTGGTG CTGCTTTCCAGTCCATGATGAGTGGAGGCAATATTGGAAAACAGATCGTCTCAGTTTCTAAGTAA
- the PTGR2 gene encoding prostaglandin reductase 2 isoform X3 — MESQWLKTSDWNKVQYQILSKRDKCVLEPFISRWTPTCLVFQRCRMNEDTGSDYLLPWQLAEVADGGGVGVVEESKYDSLAKGDVVTSFSWPWQTVAILDGSLLQKLVPQLVNGRLSYFLGAAGITGLTALLGIKEKGHVAAGANQTMVVSGAAGACGSLAGQIGRLEGCSRVVGIAGTDEKCSILVQEMGFDAAINYKKGNVAEHLRELCPGGVDVYFDNVGGDISDAVISQMNQNSHIILCGQISQYNKDVPYPPPLPPDIEKIRKERNITRERFLVLNYMDKQEASVLQLCQWIQEGKLKVRETVVEGLANIGAAFQSMMSGGNIGKQIVSVSK; from the exons ATGGAGAGCCAGTGGCTGAAAACTTCCGACTGGAACAAAGTACAATACCAGATACTATCCAAGCGGGACAAGTGCGTGTTAGAACCCTTTATCTCTCGGTGGACCCCTACATG CCTTGTCTTTCAGCGCTGCCGGATGAATGAGGACACGGGCTCAGATTACCTCCTGCCCTGGCAGCTGGCTGAAGTTGCTGATGGTGGGGGCGTTGGGGTTGTGGAGGAGAGCAAGTACGACAGCCTTGCTAAAGGAGATGTTGTCACTTCCTTCAGCTGGCCCTGGCAGACAGTGGCCATTCTAGATGGAAGCTTGCTGCAGAAG CTTGTCCCACAACTTGTAAATGGACGCCTTTCTTACTTCCTGGGTGCAGCTGGCATCACAGGACTGACAGCCTTGTTGGGTATAAAAGAGAAGGGACACGTGGCTGCAGGTGCCAATCAGACCATGGTGGTGAGCGGCGCAGCCGGTGCCTGTGGCTCTTTGGCCGGCCAG ATTGGCCGCCTGGAGGGCTGCTCTAGAGTTGTGGGGATCGCTGGCACAGATGAAAAGTGCTCCATTTTGGTCCAAGAAATGGGATTTGATGCTGCTATCAATTACAAGAAGGGGAATGTGGCAGAGCACCTACGTGAACTCTGCCCAGGCGGTGTGGATGTTTACTTTGACAATGTTGGTGGAGACATCAGTGATGCAGTGATAAGTCAG ATGAATCAGAACAGCCATATCATCCTGTGTGGACAGATTTCTCAGTATAACAAAGATGTGCCTTATCCTCCTCCGCTGCCTCCTGACATAGAAAAAATACGGAAAGAAAGGAATATCACGAG GGAAAGATTCTTAGTGTTGAACTACATGGACAAACAAGAAGCGAGTGTGTTACAGCTCTGCCAGTGGATCCAGGAGGGTAAACTGAAG GTCAGAGAGACTGTGGTAGAAGGCTTAGCAAACATTGGTG CTGCTTTCCAGTCCATGATGAGTGGAGGCAATATTGGAAAACAGATCGTCTCAGTTTCTAAGTAA